In Armatimonadota bacterium, the following proteins share a genomic window:
- a CDS encoding DUF47 family protein: protein MDGDSLRPLALTAVAPPDLALLEEMTATIQQAAEVLSATLSGTTPVEHAWEIIRDLEHKGDAVAREVFEMLQTSRPTHLDREALKALTGYLDDVLDAIEAAAARLAIHRVRRMLPAARELAEVVLESARELRAALRPDRLRDLFPHTRTLHRLENRGDDVLRQAIGSLFAGRRPAREILKWQDICEILEAATDRCEDIANVMETLLVQAGGQGRLAVGQLVMDLDRHEVTVAGAPVALSAKEFGLLHLLLRHQGKVVRRERLLREVWGEDYFGDTRTLDTHIGWLRKKVEARGGVRIVAVRGIGYRLDLA, encoded by the coding sequence ATGGACGGTGACAGTCTCCGCCCGCTGGCCCTGACCGCGGTGGCGCCTCCAGACCTCGCCCTGCTGGAGGAGATGACGGCCACCATCCAGCAGGCCGCGGAAGTCCTGTCGGCCACCCTGTCCGGCACCACGCCCGTCGAGCACGCCTGGGAGATCATCCGCGACCTGGAGCACAAGGGCGACGCGGTGGCCCGGGAGGTCTTTGAGATGCTGCAGACCTCCCGCCCCACCCACCTCGACCGGGAGGCCCTCAAGGCCCTCACCGGCTACCTGGACGACGTGCTGGACGCCATCGAGGCGGCGGCGGCCCGCCTGGCCATCCACCGGGTGCGTCGGATGCTCCCCGCGGCCCGGGAGCTGGCCGAGGTGGTGCTGGAGTCGGCGCGGGAGCTGCGGGCCGCCCTGCGCCCGGACCGCCTGCGCGATCTCTTCCCCCACACCCGGACCCTGCACCGCCTGGAGAATCGCGGCGACGACGTGCTGCGGCAGGCCATCGGCTCCCTGTTCGCTGGCCGGCGGCCGGCCCGGGAGATCCTCAAGTGGCAGGACATCTGCGAGATCCTGGAGGCCGCCACCGACCGGTGCGAGGACATCGCCAACGTGATGGAGACCCTGCTGGTCCAGGCCGGCGGCCAGGGGCGGCTGGCGGTCGGGCAGTTGGTGATGGACCTGGACCGCCACGAGGTGACTGTGGCCGGGGCGCCGGTGGCCCTGTCGGCGAAGGAGTTCGGCCTGCTGCACCTGCTGCTCCGCCACCAGGGCAAGGTGGTGCGCCGGGAACGGCTGCTGCGGGAGGTGTGGGGGGAGGACTACTTCGGCGACACCCGGACCCTGGACACCCACATCGGGTGGCTGCGCAAGAAGGTGGAGGCCCGGGGCGGCGTGCGCATCGTCGCGGTGCGCGGCATCGGCTACCGCCTGGACCTGGCCTGA
- a CDS encoding YbaK/EbsC family protein has protein sequence MSDAPDRVRAALQQMGVRASILEFPQGTRTATQAAAAVGTTVAQIVKSLLFVADGRPVLALVSGANRLDEGKLARAAGAGVVRKAAADLVREVTGFAIGGVPPVGHARPLPAYIDRDLLQFDVVYAAAGTPHAVFPISPADLVRVTGGVVADLRADETGPL, from the coding sequence GTGAGCGACGCCCCCGACCGCGTGCGCGCGGCACTGCAGCAGATGGGAGTCCGGGCCTCGATCCTGGAGTTTCCCCAGGGGACGCGCACCGCAACCCAGGCCGCCGCCGCCGTCGGCACCACGGTGGCCCAGATTGTCAAATCCCTGCTCTTCGTGGCCGATGGCCGCCCGGTGCTGGCCCTGGTCTCGGGCGCCAACCGTCTGGACGAGGGCAAGCTGGCCCGGGCGGCCGGCGCAGGGGTGGTGCGGAAGGCCGCAGCCGACCTGGTGCGGGAGGTCACCGGGTTTGCCATCGGGGGCGTGCCGCCGGTGGGGCACGCCCGGCCGCTGCCAGCCTACATCGACCGGGACCTCCTGCAGTTTGACGTCGTGTACGCCGCCGCCGGCACCCCCCATGCCGTCTTCCCCATTTCCCCCGCCGACCTGGTGCGCGTCACCGGCGGCGTGGTGGCGGACCTGCGGGCCGACGAGACAGGACCGCTATGA
- a CDS encoding ECF transporter S component translates to MRTRDVAVGGMLTALALLIPFAFRGTPLQLFIPALQYSATFASHVPSMLSMLVSPVVAAMVGLGSAVGFTITLNPVIGARAFTHAVWGVLGAWLIRRGRPFWLALLAALPVHALGEGLVVWWLGPGYTAGLFVAAGTVAHHALDAAISLAVYRPLLPVLVGRPQEV, encoded by the coding sequence ATGCGCACCCGGGACGTTGCGGTGGGCGGGATGCTGACCGCCCTGGCGCTGCTGATTCCGTTTGCCTTCCGCGGGACGCCTCTGCAGCTGTTCATCCCCGCCCTGCAGTACTCGGCCACCTTCGCCTCCCACGTGCCGTCGATGCTGTCCATGCTGGTCAGCCCGGTGGTGGCGGCCATGGTGGGATTGGGGTCGGCGGTGGGTTTCACCATCACCCTCAATCCCGTCATCGGCGCCCGGGCGTTCACCCACGCCGTGTGGGGCGTGCTGGGGGCGTGGCTGATCCGCCGCGGCCGGCCGTTCTGGCTCGCCCTGCTGGCGGCTCTGCCGGTGCACGCGCTGGGCGAGGGCCTGGTGGTGTGGTGGCTGGGGCCGGGCTACACCGCCGGCCTGTTCGTGGCCGCGGGCACCGTGGCACACCACGCCCTGGACGCGGCCATCAGCCTGGCGGTCTACCGGCCGCTTCTGCCGGTGCTGGTCGGGCGGCCGCAGGAGGTGTAG